ACGGTGATCCTGCCGGCCGTTCTCGGCGCGGTGAGCCTGCTCATCGACCCGGACAAGGACCTGCTGGTCCGGAAGATCAACCCGGCGACCAACCTGCCCATCCCGAACGGCACGGCCACCACGGTGCTGCTGATCCTCGCGGTCGGCGCGTGCTTCGCGGGCGCCGCCAACTCCGTCCGAGAGCTGATCAAGGAACGGGTGATCTACGAGCGGGAGCGGGCCACCGGTCTGTCGCGCTCGGCGTACCTGATGTCCAAGGTGATCGTGCTCGGCGCGGTGACCGTGTTCCAGGGCGCGATGGTCGGCGCGATCGGCTTCTCCAGCCGGACGATCCCGGACGAGGCGCTGATCTTCGGCGAGGGCAAGGTCGCCGTCATGCTCGAACTCTCCATCCCGATCATGGGGCTCGGCTTCACGTCCATGATGTTCGGCCTGGTCATCTCCTCGCTGGTGAAGACCGCCGAGAAGACGATGCCGCTGCTGGTGATGTTCGCGATCGTCCAGGTCGTCTTCACCGGCTGCCTCTTCGCCCTGCACGGCAGCCCCGGGGTCAACGAGTTCTCGTACCTGATGCCGTCGCGCTGGGCGGTCGCCGCCGCCGGTGCCACGCTGGACTTCAACAACATCAGCCCGCCCAAGGAGGCCGGCGACACCGACCCGCTGTGGGACCACACGGCCGGCGCCTACAGCCTCGACATGATCGCCCTCATCGTGCTGGGTGTGATCTGCGGCTTCCTCGTGGCCCGCTTCCTGCGCCGCCACGAGCCCGAGGTCATGCGGAAGTAGCCCACGGGTACCGACGCACGAAGGGCGGCACCCGCATCGGGTGCCGCCCTTCCGCGTTCTCAGAGGTCCCGCGCGGGCCTCAGTACGCGCTGTTGACGTTGTCGATCGAGCCGTAGCGGTCGGCGGCGTAGTTCGCGGCGGCCGTCAGGTTGGCGACCGGGTCGTACTGGCTCTTGGCCGTGCCCGGGACGTGGTACGCGTCGAAGGTCGGCTTGATGACCTGCAGCAGACCGATCGACGGGACGCCGTTCTTGGCGTTGATGTCCCAGTCGTTGATGGCGTTCGGGTTGCCCGAGGACTCCCGCATGATGTTCTTGTGCAGGCCGTGGTAGGTGCCCGGGATCTTGTGCTTCTTCATGATGTCGAGCGCCTCGCGGATCCAGCCGTCGAGGTTGTTCGGGTACGACTTCGCGGCGGCGGCCTTGACCTGGGCGGCGCGCTTGGCGGACCGGCTCGCGGCCTCCTTCTTCGCGCGCTCCTCCTCGGCCTTCTTCTTCGCGGCAGCGGCGGCGGCCTTCTTGTCGGCGTCGGCGGCCTGGTTCGTCACGCTGACCTTCGCGGCCTGGGCCGGGTTCTGGCTGAACGCCGCCGGAGCCGCGGACACCGTCTGCGTGGCGGTCTGAGCCTCGGCCGGCACCAGCGAGAACGCGACGGCGGCGGCGCCGAAGGCGGCCACTCCGGCGAACGAGAGCTTGTGGGTCTTGGTCAGCGCGAGACTGCGGCCGGGGATCTTGGCGTTCTTGAGCATGAGTGATGGACCTCTTCGAATAGCGCGGAGGTCGCTCTGCGTGCCAGGTGGGGGACACAGCTCTTCCAGCACAAACGCCGCGGAATGACCCACGGCGCCGAGCGACGGTTGCCATTCTTAGCGGCCGCAAAATCGCGTGGCAAAGGTGTGACGTACGATGCCGCTTAGTTGGAGCGGAACCGGCAAAATAGAACAGACCACCCCGTCCTTCCCGCTCATACCGCCCGTATGTATCTCCTAGGCGCCTTCGTACGTGATGTGCGCCCTATGGGGGGCCTCACACGGCCCTGCCGGTTTGTTCACTGCCAGTTGCTGCAGCAATGCTCTACGTGAGCTGCCTCTCCGGCAGGATCAGGTGCACGTCCCCGAACTCGTGCCACAGATAGCGCCCCCCGATCGCGGCCTCGTACGCACGGTCGATCGCCGCCCGCCCCGCGACCGCCTCCAGCATCAGCAGATGCGAGGCCTCCGGCTCGTGCAGCCCGGTCAGCAGCCCGTCGACCACCCGCACCCCGCGCTCGGGCGTCACCACCAGATCCGTCCAGCCCTCCCGGGCCCCTACGACGCCGTCCGCCCCGGTCGCCGACTCCACGGCCCGCACCGCCGTCGTCCCCACCGCGACGACCCGGCTGCCACCCGCCCGCGCCGCGTTGATCAGCCGTGCCGAGGCCTCGGGCACCGCGAACCGCTCCGGATACGGCGGCTCGTGCGCCTCCACCGAAGCGACCCCGGTGTGCAACGAGATCGGCGCGAACTGCACCCCCCGGCTCACCAGCTCCGCCACCAGCCGAGCCGTGAACGGCCGCCCGGCGCTCGGCATCTCCGCACTTCCCGTCCCCTCCCGCGACGGCAGCGCGAACACCGTCTGGTAGACGGACAGCGGCTGGTCCCGCTCGGTGTAGGAGTAACGGATGGGCCGACCGTGCTCCCGCAGCAACCCGGCGACGGCCGACGAGGACACCCGGGCCCACCACAGCCGGTCCCCCCGCTCGCTCAGGGGTTCCTCCAGGACCAGCCGTACGTCACCGGGCAGCCGTACCCGCACCCCCGCCGGACCGCCCGCACGCGCGCGCGTGGTGCCGCGCCCGTCGGGATCCCGCAGCTCGACCGCCCACCGCCCGTCGTCGCCCCGCGTGGAGAAATGCACCACCACGCGCGCGTGCCCGATCCTCCCGTCCACCGCCGCCGCCAGCGTCGGCGAGGTGTTGACCACCAGCAGATCGCCCGCCGTCAGCAACCCCGGCAGCGCCACGAACGCGTGGTGCGACACCTCCGTCCCCCGCGAGAGCAGCAGCCGTACGCCGTCCCGGTCGCGACCCGGCCCGCGCTGCTCGGCGGGCACACGCGCGTGCAGCTCCTCCGGCACCCGCACCGTCGCCGTCGTCATCGCCCCTCCAGCAGGGACGGCGCCCCGTAGCGGCCACTGGCCGGCCGCTCGTCGAGCAGTCGCAGGAAGGCGGGCACCACACCGGCCGGCGTCGGCCGCGGATCGTCGTCGTCCGGTACGGCCGCCGCGTACAGGTCCGTGCCCATGTCCCCCGGATCGACGGCCCACACCCGCAGCCCCGGCTCCTCCACCGCCAGCACCGCCGACAGCTGGTCCAGCGCCGCCTTCGAGGCCCCGTACCCGCCCCACGTCCCGTACGCCTCGGCCGCCGCGTCCGAGCTGACGTCGATCACCGTGCCCACGCCCGACGCCCGCAGCAGCGGCAGCGCCTCCTGGACCAGCCCCAGCGGCGCGACCACATTGACCTCCAGGGCCCGCCTCAGCCCTTCCAGCGGCAGCCCCTCCAGCCGTACGAGCGGCTCCGCCCCCAGCGCGCTCGCGTTGTTCACCAGCAGGTCCACCCCGCCCAGCCCCCGCGCGGCCGCCACCAGCTCCGCCCGGTGCACGGCGTC
The DNA window shown above is from Streptomyces akebiae and carries:
- a CDS encoding SDR family NAD(P)-dependent oxidoreductase — its product is MPVAIITGASKGLGRALGAALAERGWDLVLDARTAGALKEAAAELSAYGTRVEALAGDVTDAVHRAELVAAARGLGGVDLLVNNASALGAEPLVRLEGLPLEGLRRALEVNVVAPLGLVQEALPLLRASGVGTVIDVSSDAAAEAYGTWGGYGASKAALDQLSAVLAVEEPGLRVWAVDPGDMGTDLYAAAVPDDDDPRPTPAGVVPAFLRLLDERPASGRYGAPSLLEGR
- a CDS encoding transglycosylase SLT domain-containing protein; this encodes MLKNAKIPGRSLALTKTHKLSFAGVAAFGAAAVAFSLVPAEAQTATQTVSAAPAAFSQNPAQAAKVSVTNQAADADKKAAAAAAKKKAEEERAKKEAASRSAKRAAQVKAAAAKSYPNNLDGWIREALDIMKKHKIPGTYHGLHKNIMRESSGNPNAINDWDINAKNGVPSIGLLQVIKPTFDAYHVPGTAKSQYDPVANLTAAANYAADRYGSIDNVNSAY
- a CDS encoding S-adenosylmethionine:tRNA ribosyltransferase-isomerase encodes the protein MTTATVRVPEELHARVPAEQRGPGRDRDGVRLLLSRGTEVSHHAFVALPGLLTAGDLLVVNTSPTLAAAVDGRIGHARVVVHFSTRGDDGRWAVELRDPDGRGTTRARAGGPAGVRVRLPGDVRLVLEEPLSERGDRLWWARVSSSAVAGLLREHGRPIRYSYTERDQPLSVYQTVFALPSREGTGSAEMPSAGRPFTARLVAELVSRGVQFAPISLHTGVASVEAHEPPYPERFAVPEASARLINAARAGGSRVVAVGTTAVRAVESATGADGVVGAREGWTDLVVTPERGVRVVDGLLTGLHEPEASHLLMLEAVAGRAAIDRAYEAAIGGRYLWHEFGDVHLILPERQLT